The Drechmeria coniospora strain ARSEF 6962 chromosome 02, whole genome shotgun sequence genome has a segment encoding these proteins:
- a CDS encoding 3-phytase A precursor, whose protein sequence is MAAPSKHPDYQPVHQDEEQDRLNGSLTAPQSRSERRFRAAAYSLAVLLVASVAANLYLSLPFSFSDPGSCPCAPSKVPQYFQTSPELWPGPTATGRAPFMAQSRTFDPTVTYVPNEPLQTSVPIQGMDPQNRSIFHMMGYLSPYSPSPGFGVDEFPLPAGAEIIQVQMLSRHGSRYPTTGSDVARLGERIANASTRIKAEGPLAFLHNWTYQLGAEILVPKGRQELFDSGVLHNYMYGSLYNPKSKIIVRTTTQDRMLKSAENWMAGFFGLEWRKNATIEVIIEAGGFNNSLAGSLNCPNSFAKGPGNEARDIWIRTYLKDATSRFQALTKGFEWTVEDVYAAQNMCPYETVAYGYSRFCELFTYEEWQGFGYSIDLGFSAYSAFHSPTGRAVGLGYQQEVIARLKNHTLGYSGSQINTTLDSKTETFPLNQSLYFDFSHDTNIVSVLTAFGLRQFAEELPAARHPGDHNFTVAHVTPFGGRLDIEVIKTQKPLSPNRDGYLHGEETKYIHFVLNQRTLPLGKSFPECDDSRKDGWCEFDAFLKVQEAMVAKADFDHACFGDYPSVSYGDVTDGAPPKR, encoded by the exons ATGGCCGCTCCGTCCAAGCATCCCGACTACCAGCCTGTCCACCAAGATGAGGAGCAAGACCGACTGAATGGAAGCTTGACGGCACCCCAGTCTCGGTCCGAACGACGCTTCAGGGCAGCCGCCTATTCTCTAGCCGTGCTCCTGGTGGCCTCAGTCGCGGCCAACCTCTATCTATCCCTtcccttctccttctccgaTCCCGGCTCCTGTCCGTGCGCCCCGTCCAAGGTGCCGCAGTATTTCCAAACCTCTCCAGAGCTCTGGCCCGGTCCCACGGCCACGGGGCGGGCGCCCTTCATGGCCCAGTCAAGGACGTTTGATCCCACGGTCACTTACGTTCCCAACGAGCCGCTGCAGACGTCGGTTCCTATCCAGGGTATGGATCCGCAGAACCGGAGCATCTTCCACATGATGGGCTACTTGTCTCCATACTCTCCCTCCCCTGgtttcggcgtcgacgagttTCCCCTTCCCGCCGGCGCGGAGATCATCCAAGTTCAGATGCTTTCACGGCATGGGTCCCGCTATCCAACCACGGGATCCGATGTTGCCCGACTCGGTGAGCGGATCGCCAACGCTTCGACCCGCATCAAAGCCGAAGGACCGCTCGCTTTCCTCCACAACTGGACGTACCAGCTGGGTGCCGAGATACTGGTTCCCAAGGGGCGCCAGGAACTGTTTGACTCTG GCGTCctgcacaactacatgtacgggaGCCTGTACAACCCGAAGAGCAAGATTATTGTTCGGACAACT ACCCAAGATCGAATGCTCAAGTCGGCAGAAAACTGGATGGCAGGCTTCTTTGGTCTTGAATG GAGAAAAAATGCCACCATTGAAGTCATTATAGAAGCGGGCGGATTCAACAATTCACTTGCGGGATCACTCAACTGCCCCAACTCTTTCGCCAAGGGACCAGGCAACGAGGCCCGCGACATCTGGATTCGGACCTACCTAAAAGATG CCACTTCTCGCTTCCAGGCCTTGACCAAGGGCTTCGAATGGACAGTGGAAGACGTCTACGCCGCGCAGAACATGTGTCCCTATGAGACGGTGGCGTACGGATATTCTAGATTTTGCGAGCTCTTTACCTACGAAGAATGGCAAGGGTTCGGCTACTCGATCGACCTCGGATTCTCAGCGTACAGCGCTTTTCACAGTCCTACAGGG CGAGCCGTTGGCCTCGGCTATCAGCAAGAAGTCATTGCGCGACTCAAAAATCACACACTTGGCTACTCAGGCTCCCAGATCAACACCACCCTGGACAGCAAGACGGAAACATTTCCGTTGAACCAGAGCCTGTACTTCGATTTCTCTCACGATACGAACATCGTGTCGGTACTCACAGCCTTTGGACTGCGGCAGTTTGCCGAAGAACTCCCGGCCGCCAGACATCCTGGAGACCATAACTTCACAGTCGCACATGTGACGCCGTTCGGTGGCCGTCTCGACATTGAGGTCATCAAGACGCAGAAACCACTCTCGCCAAACCGGGATGGCTATCTGCATGGCGAAGAGACCAAGTACATTCACTTCGTCCTGAACCAACGCACACTGCCTTTGGGCAAGAGCTTCCCGGAGTGTGACGACAGCCGCAAGGACGGATGGTGTGAATTCGATGCGTTCTTGAAAGTACAAGAGGCCATGgtcgccaaggccgacttTGACCACGCCTGTTTTGGAGACTATCCATCCGTGTCCTACGGCGATGTGACGGACGGTGCTCCTCCGAAACGGTGA
- a CDS encoding TfdA family Taurine catabolism dioxygenase TauD, whose translation MPALGLDGDLISPQNFPLPSLGPRLKQLRVELHEGKGFGLIRGLDAQKYSVEDLTMLHLGVQSYIANRHGRQDKKGNMLVHIVADNSSMEKAHHHRHSNAPITFHSEEAGDIISWLTRSTAAKGGRCIIASTYTVYNILAGSRPDLIRTLARSDWPFALPRFRCRPVIFYDGERLITNFGRAALLGSASHARPERLPRLTDSQMEALNAIESISQHTQLEIPTQAGDMHFVNNLAILHRREGFVDGEVQNERRHLVRMRLRDDEMGWRIPDDLKEEWSRTFDPRLTKVWHLEPMPDGFFPLRTFPN comes from the exons ATGCCAGCACTGGGGCTCGATGGCGACCTTATCTCGCCGCAAAACTTTCCGCTGCCAAGCTTGGGTCCCCGGCTGAAACAGCTTCGCGTCGAACTCCACGAAGGGAAAGGCTTCGGCCTCATTCGCGGTCTTGATGCACAAAAGTACTCGGTCGAGGACCTGACAATGCTCCATCTTGGTGTTCAGTCGTACATTGCCAACCGTCATGGTCGACAGGACAAAAAGGGCAACATGCTCG TGCACATTGTTGCAGACAATTCGTCCATGGAAAAGGCTCATCATCACCGCCACTCCAATGCTCCCATT ACGTTTCACAGCGAAGAGGCTGGTGACATCATCAGCTGGCTCACACGAAGCACGGCAGCCAAGGGCGGAAGGTGCATCATCGCCTCGACTTACACTGTGTACAATATTCTGGCAGGCAGTCGCCCAGACTTGATTCGAACATTAGCAAGGTCTGACTGGCCGTTTGCTCT GCCCCGGTTCCGGTGCCGCCCAGTCATATTTTATGATGGGGAGCGACTTATTACCAACTTTGGCAGGGCGGCGCTGCTTGGGAGTGCAAGCCATGCTCGTCCGGAACGCCTCCCGCGGCTGACCGACAGCCAGATGGAGGCTTTGAACGCCATAGAAAGCATTTCTCAACACACGCAGCTTGAAATTCCCACGCAAGCCGGAGACATGCACTTCGTCAACAACTTGGCCATTCTTCACCGACGTGAAGGTTTCGTTGACGGAGAGGTTCAAAACGAGCGGCGCCATCTCGTGCGTATGAGACTTCGTGACGACGAGATGGGATGGCGCATCCCTGACGATCTGAAGGAGGAATGGTCAAGAACATTTGATCCTAGACTCACGAAGGTGTGGCATCTCGAGCCCATGCCTGATGGTTTCTTCCCACTCCGAACCTTTCCCAACTAG
- a CDS encoding dihydropteroate synthase produces the protein MATLRTLWQLHNAAGEAPAVVRVKNLQATVKGPNDAWGRQNRPQTILISCEVELRQPFRSTSSTDALQEDTVHYGQLSKAIMVSLERLAVESSPEVVARPRHLSEVLTRIWIDLTGIHPAGTPDKNQEPFLKNLAAVRCIKLTGLLPKASLVGDGPSLTFTGVFDNDVNGTPMPLFGRTLRLHNLVVPTLIGINDNEKKAKQTAVVSVEIDHLEATADEYNIIESKIVERMESSSFGTLEALATALAETITLCLGQGSAWAGRSGTTGSQLKITVAKPIAVVFADAPSVVLRINTRDVNRPGV, from the exons ATGGCGACTCTTCGAACCTTATGGCAGCTGCATAACGCAGCAGGGGAAGCTCCTGCTGTCGTGCGGGTCAAAAACCTGCAGGCCACAGTCAAGGGCCCCAACGACGCCTGGGGTAGGCAGAACAGGCCGCAGACGATCCTGATATCATGCGAGGTCGAGCTGCGGCAGCCCTTCCGgagcacgtcgtcgacggatgcCCTCCAAGAGGACACGGTGCACTACGGCCAGCTCAGCAAGGCCATCATGGTgagcctcgagcgcctcgccgtcgagtccTCCCCCGAGGTCGTTGCCCGCCCCAGGCATCTTAGCGAGGTCCTCACGCGCATCTGGATCGACCTCACCGGCATCCATCCGGCCGGCACACCAGACAAGAACCAAGAGCCGTTTCTGAAGAACCTTGCCGCTGTTCGCTGCATCAAACTGACTGGTCTGCTACCCAAGGCGTCGCTCGTAGGGGACGGTCCCAGCCTCACTTTCACAGGTGTTTTCGACAACGACGTCAACGGGACACCAATGCCGCTGTTCGGCCGGACGTTGCGGCTGCACAACCTAGTGGTGCCAACACTCATAGGCATAAACGACAACGAGAAGAAGGCCAAGCAGACGGCTGTGGTTAGTGTTGAGATTGACCACCTCGAAGCCACGGCGGATGAATACAACATTATAGAATCCAAAATAGTCGAG AGAATGGAAAGCTCGTCATTTGGAACCCTCGAGGCGCTCGCGACAGCCCTGGCGGAAACAATCACCTTGTGCCTCGGGCAGGGCTCGGCATGGGCGGGTCGCTCCGGCACCACGGGATCGCAACTCAAGATCACGGTAGCAAAACCGATTGCCGTGGTCTTTGCTGATGCGCCGAGCGTCGTGTTGCGAATCAACACCCGCGACGTCAACCGGCCAGGGGTTTAA
- a CDS encoding UTP-glucose-1-phosphate uridylyltransferase: MAVMSPERKLTGQVQAFENTSTNVAAAQMRNSLTNIAETVRDPQQKKLFETEMDNFFALFRRYLNDKAKGNAVNWDRIAPPAHGQVVDYEDLANSESVNFLSKLAVLKLNGGLGTSMGCVGPKSVIEVRDGMSFLDLSVRQIEFLNRTYDVNVPFILMNSFNTNDDTAAIIKKYEGHNVDILTFNQSRYPRIYRDSLLPVPKDFESSISEWYPPGHGDVFESLYNSGILDKLLERGIEIIFLSNVDNLGAVVDLRILQHMVETKAEYIMELTNKTKADVKGGTIIDYEGSVRLLEIAQVPKEHVNEFKSIKKFKYFNTNNIWLNLKAIKRVVENDELEMEIIPNGKTIPGDKKGESDISIIQLETAVGAAIRHFNNAHGVNVPRRRFLPVKTCSDLMLVKSDLYTLKHGQLQMSAARFGDAPLIKLGSDFKKVSDFQKRIPSIPKVLELDHLTITGAVNLGRGVTLKGTVIIVATEGSTIDVPPGSILENVVVQGSLRLLEH; this comes from the exons ATGGCGGTCATGAGTCCCGAACGAAAGCTAACAGGGCAAGTACAGGCCTTTGAGAACACGTCGAccaacgtcgccgccgcgcagATGCGCAACTCTCTGACCAACATTGCCGAGACCGTTCGGGACCCCCAGCAGAAGAAG CTTTTCGAGACGGAAATGGACAATTTTTTTGCCCTCTTCCGCCGCTACCTCAacgacaaggccaagggcaaCGCCGT CAACTGGGACCGTATCGCGCCGCCCGCTCATGGCCAGGTGGTCGACTACGAGGATCTCGCCAATTCCGAATCCGTCAACTTTCTCAGCAAGCTTGCCGTCCTCAAGCtcaacggcggcctcggcacctCGATGGGCTGCGTCGGCCCCAAGTCGGTCATCGAGGTTCGCGACGGCATGTCCTTCCTCGACCTCTCGGTCCGACAGATCGAATTCCTCAACCGCACATACGACGTCAACGTTCCCTTCATCCTCATGAACTCGTTCAACACCAACGACGACACGGCCGCCATCATTAAAAAGTACGAAGGCCACAACGTCGACATACTCACCTTCAACCAGTCCCGGTATCCTCGAATCTACAGGGACTCGCTGCTCCCCGTCCCCAAGGACTTCGAGTCCTCCATCAGCGAGTGGTACCCTCCGGGCCACGGCGACGTGTTCGAGTCCCTCTACAACTCGGGCATCCTCGACAAGCTTCTCGAGCGAGGCATCGAGATCATCTTTCTCTCCAACGTCGACAAcctgggcgccgtcgtcgacctgcgCATCCTGCAGCACATGGTCGAGACCAAGGCCGAGTACATCATGGAGCTGACCAACAAGACCAAGGCCGACGTCAAGGGCGGCACCATCATCGACTACGAAGGCTCCGTCCGGCTGCTGGAGATTGCCCAGGTGCCCAAGGAGCACGTCAACGAGTTCAAGTCGATCAAGAAGTTCAAGTACTTCAACACCAACAACATCTGGCTCAACCTCAAGGCCATCAagcgcgtcgtcgagaacgacgagctcgagatgGAGATCATCCCCAACGGCAAGACCATCCCCGGCGACAAGAAGGGCGAGTCGGACATTTCCATCATCcagctcgagacggccgtgGGCGCCGCCATCCGCCACTTCAACAACGCCCACGGCGTCAACGTGCCCCGTCGCCGCTTCCTCCCCGTCAAGACGTGCTCGGACCTGATGCTCGTCAAGTCGGACCTGTACACGCTGAAGCACGGCCAGCTCCAGATGAGCGCCGCCCGCTTCGGCGACGCGCCGCTCATCAAGCTCGGCAGCGACTTTAAGAAGGTGTCGGACTTCCAGAAGCGCATCCCTTCCATCCCCAAAGTCCTCGAGCTGGACCACCTGACCATTACCGGCGCCGTCAACCTTGGCCGCGGCGTCACGCTCAAAGgcaccgtcatcatcgtcgcgaCCGAGGGCAGCACCATCGACGTCCCCCCGGGCTCCATCTTGGAAAACGTCGTCGTGCAAGGTAGCTTGCGCTTGCTGGAGCACTAG
- a CDS encoding ammonium permease MepC, with amino-acid sequence MSYAHVGPPTAFNGTDDVTGGDSTSQNLNQWYQSGDQAFVLLCACLVLLMVPGVAFLYSGLARRKSALSMLWVVMMSFSVIVFQWYFWGYSLAFSQSSGNAFIGNLQHFGLINVWATPSAGSPLVPALLYSFYQMMFCAVTACLTVGAVAERGRVVPAMVFTFCWATLVYCPLAYWVWNSNGWCFRHGVLDYAGGVPVEIGSGVSALAYSWVLGRRNDKMMMNFRPHNISLITLGTVFLWFGWLGFNGGSAFGANLRAVVACWNSCLTAMFAAMTWCLLDFRLAKKWSMVGWCSGTISGLVAATPASGFIDPWASIALGVVAGICCNFGTKIKFLVRIDDSLDVFAEHGIGGIVGLIFNGFFATGRVIGLDGVNSGAKGGFLDGNFAALGWQIAAIAASCSYAFVMSAVLAKIIDLIPGLKLRASEEAELLGMDDDQHGEFSYDYVEVRRDFLAWSPHRVDPAEEGDVIEPQHGIQEHAGLVHPLSSSDSGAIEEKRSPASSLRREGE; translated from the exons ATGTCGTACGCCCACGTGGGGCCACCTACAGCCTTCAATGGAACGGACGATGTCACTGGTGGTGATTCCA CCAGTCAGAATCTCAACCAATGGTACCAGTCGGGCGACCAGGCCTTCGTCCTCCTCTGCGCCTGTCTCGTCCTGCTCATGGTACCCGGCGTTGCCTTCCTCTATTCCGGTCTTGCCCGTCGAAAATCGGCCCTCTCCATGCTATGGGTCGTCATGATGTCCTTCTCCGTCATCGTATTTCAGTGGTATTTCTGGGGGTACTCTCTCGCCTTCAGCCAGTCATCCGGGAATGCCTTCATCGGCAACCTCCAACATTTTGGCCTCATCAACGTCTGGGctacgccgtcggccggctcgcccCTTGTCCCCGCCCTCCTCTACTCCTTCTATCAGATGATGTTCTGCGCCGTCACCGCTTGCCTCACAGTcggcgccgttgccgagcgcGGCCGCGTCGTGCCCGCCATGGTCTTCACCTTCTGCTGGGCCACTCTCGTGTACTGCCCTCTGGCCTACTGGGTTTGGAACAGCAACGGCTGGTGCTTTCGGCACGGTGTCCTCGACTACGCCGGCGGTGTGCCCGTCGAGATCGGCTCCGGCGTCTCTGCCCTTGCTTACTCGTGGGTCCTCGGTCGCCGCAACGACAAGATGATGATGAACTTTCGACCGCACAATATTTCTCTCATCACCCTCGGCACCGTCTTCCTGTGGTTCGGCTGGCTCGGTTTCAACGGTGGCTCCGCCTTTGGCGCCAATCttcgagccgtcgtcgcctgctgGAACTCGTGCCTGACGGCCATGTTCGCCGCCATGACCTGGTGTCTCCTCGACTTCCGCCTGGCCAAGAAGTGGTCCATGGTTGGATGGTGCTCCGGTACCATCTCCGGCCTCGTTGCCGCCACGCCCGCCTCCGGTTTTATTGATCCTTGGGCCAGCATTGCCCTCGGTGTCGTCGCCGGTATCTGCTGCAACTTTGGCACAAAGA TCAAGTTCCTCGTCCGCATTGACGATTCCCTCGACGTCTTCGCCGAgcacggcatcggcggcatcgttGGCCTCATCTTCAACGGATTCTTCGCCACCGGTCGTGTCATCGGTCTCGACGGCGTGAACAGTGGCGCCAAGggcggcttcctcgacggcaacttCGCTGCTCTCGGCTGGCAGattgccgccatcgccgcctcctgctcctATGCTTTCGTCATGTCAGCCGTTCTCGCCAAGATCATCGACTTGATCCCGGGCCTGAAGCTGCGTGCCTCCGAGGAGGCTGAGCTCCtcggcatggacgacgaccAGCACGGCGAATTCTCCTACGACTACGTCGAGGTCCGCCGAGACTTCCTCGCCTGGAGTCCCCACCGTGTTGatccggccgaggagggtgaCGTCATTGAGCCACAGCACGGCATCCAGGAGCATGCCGGCTTGGTCCACCCGTTGAGTTCAAGTGATAGTGGCGCCATCGAGGAGAAGAgatcgccggcgtcgtccctTCGTCGGGAAGGCGAGTAG